TGCTCGATTGCGCTGATCCCCTTGGTTCAATTGTGCCGTTAATGCCTTCTCCACAGGCGGATGCTGATATGCGGGCCTTCCTGTTTCATGCGCGAAAAAGACCCATGCGGCCGATTAATCTGGTGGTTTATGAGCGAGAAGCTTTTGAAGGCCATGCGGAAGAATCTTTGCGGCTGACATTGGACAAGAACCTGCGCGCCGGCCTGTATCCTGCAATGGATGGTTTGTATGAAGAGAAGGGCCTGTACGACGTAGTACCAGGCCATTTTATTTTAGAGGTCAAATTCGACCACTTCTATCCCGTTTGGCTGCGCCCGTTCTTGAGCCGGCATCAGCTAAAAAAACAAGCTTTGTCAAAGTATGTCATGGCCATTGACCGATTCGATTTGACGATTGGGCGGCGTGATCAAACGATTGTCAGTCAACCCACCGATATTGCGGTGCCATTACACACCCTTACCCCACTGTCCTGACCATAAACGTAGATGCTGGATAACTTTACTCAGGTCATGAATCCACAAGTAACCGCCGGCCAGATAATATTGGGGCTTGGGGTGGCTTTTTTGTGTGGATTCATCATCACCTATTTTTATAAGTGGGCGTACCGCGGTTCAAATTATACACCTTCGTATGTGCGTTCGCTACTCTACCTGACGTTGATTGCTGCGATGATCATCATGGTCATTGGCAATAACCTCGCGCGGGCGTTTGGGTTAGTAGGAGCCATGTCAATTATACGGTTTCGAACGGCGCTGAAAGATACACAGGATATTGTATTTGTATTCTTTTCACTGGCTGTCGGGTTGGCAGCCGGCGTGGGCATGTACGGCCTTGCACTTGGGGGGACTCTGGCTGTCGGACTCGTCATTCTGATTACGTCTAGAACGAACTTTGCTGCCCTAAATCGTAAAAGTTACCTCGTCCAATTCACTTTCGACGATACGCCGGCAGCCAATGAAAACGCTGCGGCATCGGGCAATGAGGCACCTTACCTGGACGTTTTTAATCGATATGCCCGTAAACATCGCCTGGTTAACCTGCGCACTGCTGAGGGCAGCGACACCCTTGATCTGACCTATTACGTCTTCCTGAAAGACCCCAAAGAGGCAGAAGCTTTAACTCGCGCGCTGGGTGATATTGCGCAAGTTTCTCGTGTAAATGTTTTCTATGACGAGGCGATGAACTAACCTTTCTTCTCCGCCATGATCGCATGTGAGGTGTTGCAGTGATAGGCTGCGTTTTCAAGCAGAGGTCCTAAAACCAAACAACCCCTAACCACTTGCAAATATCAAGGAGTTAGGGGTTTTATCTATGTGCCCGGGACTGGAATCGAACCAGC
The Bacteroidota bacterium DNA segment above includes these coding regions:
- a CDS encoding polyphosphate polymerase domain-containing protein; translation: MRNELKYLVPSILLDELRNVITHFAKPDKYSKLRGTRGYTIRSIYLDTPSLDFYIEKIEGYEKRRKLRIRGYNEGTLNESPVFLEIKRKEGAKIEKQRVQVPYLAAASLLDCADPLGSIVPLMPSPQADADMRAFLFHARKRPMRPINLVVYEREAFEGHAEESLRLTLDKNLRAGLYPAMDGLYEEKGLYDVVPGHFILEVKFDHFYPVWLRPFLSRHQLKKQALSKYVMAIDRFDLTIGRRDQTIVSQPTDIAVPLHTLTPLS
- a CDS encoding DUF4956 domain-containing protein, with the translated sequence MNPQVTAGQIILGLGVAFLCGFIITYFYKWAYRGSNYTPSYVRSLLYLTLIAAMIIMVIGNNLARAFGLVGAMSIIRFRTALKDTQDIVFVFFSLAVGLAAGVGMYGLALGGTLAVGLVILITSRTNFAALNRKSYLVQFTFDDTPAANENAAASGNEAPYLDVFNRYARKHRLVNLRTAEGSDTLDLTYYVFLKDPKEAEALTRALGDIAQVSRVNVFYDEAMN